The following is a genomic window from Engystomops pustulosus chromosome 11, aEngPut4.maternal, whole genome shotgun sequence.
GCCTGGATACATTGTGTCTGCATATTGCTACCTTCATGTCTTACCCCtcccccgcccctccccctcctcttacaTCGAGGTGATCCTTTTATTATCCTGAGCATTTTGGCCATGTGACGAGGCAGCGCTGTCTAATGCCACACATCCTAAAATGTAGTAAAAGAACTGGTTACCCTCTAATCTTATTCTATTAAAAGGTGTCATTTTCCCCTTGCAGATGATGATGACCTAGATGAAGACCTTTCTGAGGTGGAAACGCCAAAAGTCAAGAAGAAAAAGAAGCCTAAAAAGCCGCGGGAATCCAAGACTCCCAAAGGGAAGAGACAGAAGAAGGAAGTGAGTGACATGAATGGGGCACATCCGTTTGCAGCACTGATGTGTGGGTCCAAAGAACGGGGCTCAGGTCCGGCCTCGGCACAATGGCGAAGTCTTCCCGGCATGGATATGCACGCTTAGTGGCTTTGTGCTTCTCTTTCCAGGACTTGGACGATAGCTCTGGTGAAGGTAATGATTTTGGAGAGGATGATGGAGGCCCTGGTCGATCTGACAGCGAAGGCAGCGATTACACCCCTggcaagaaaaagaagaaaaagctgacccagaagaaggagaagaaaacaAAGATGAAgcgtgaggaggaggaagatgacGACGATGATTCAAAGGTGCGTTATATAGCGCCATGTTCTGGGGTTCGTCCTGGACCCCCCTCCCTATTTCCCCCATTTGGCTCCATTATTAGGATTACTGGGATGGAAGATGATGGTTGTTTAACTGCTGCTTGTCTAGTTTCCCGATTACCATTCATACCCCCAAAAACAAGACAGGACTTGTGTGCACTGTGTGTGGGTCACAGTGGGAGAGCAGAACATTCAATTATTAGGGTTTATAGAGATCTGTCAGTGCTAGATCTTAAATTGCTATAACAATTTTGTAATGTGATGCATATCCAGGGTTTACTAGGTTAAGTAGGGTTACATTTACAAAATCTATATACCTCTCCCTGTCCCGGCCCAGCATCCTGAGCCCTTATCTGTACATACTGGCCAGGGTGATTGCTGATAGTGATTATGGGATCTCTGGCCTTCTAGGGGGTTTTGTGGAATAATATTGCTGAATTCAGCTCATCAACTGAGCTGATGATATATCCATCCTTAGCAAGGTTATATCAGTTTTTGGGTTTGTACAGATTTTCTGTAGGTCTTACAGTCCGGCTTATTATTGATACTCACATTTTTGGACTTTTTGATAATAGGAACCAAAGTCTTCAGGGCATCTCCTGGAGgattggggaatggaggacattGACCACGTGTTTACAGAGGACGATTACAGGACGCTGACCAATTATAAAGCTTTCAGTCAATTTGTTCGGTGCGTATTTTCTTtagtaaaaatgtttattttaaaagATTGCGCTCTCCTTGTATTAATGTTTTCCATCCTTCACTTGTAAAGGCCGCTCATAGCTGCCAAGAACCCCAAAATTGCTGTATCCAAGATGATGATGGTTCTCGGAGCCAAATGGAGAGAGTTTAGTACCAACAACCCGCTGAAGGGCAGCTCTGGCGCCTCCGTGGCTGCTGCTGCGGCCGCTGCTGTGGCTGTGGTAGAAAGCATGGTGGCTGCACCAGAGGCTGCACCAGCCCCACCGCCACCTCCACCCCCGGCCGAGGTTCCCCTGCGCAAAGCCAAAACCAAGGAAGGAAAAGGTAAAGTGGAATACAAAAGCTTGGAAAGGGTTATGGGGGCAGCTATACAAGTGTTTTTGGAGTGATTCCAGCAATTACTGTTCTGTAAACAAATTTTGAGTTATTGGCTGATGTGGGAGCAGTGGTTCTTAGGGCTAACATCAACGGGCTGTATCAGACCGGGGTATTCATGTAACACTCGCATGTTAGCCAATATATCTGTGTTCTAGCCAATCCCTTCGCAGATAACCAGGTTGTCAGGTTTCTAACTTGCTCTTTGAATAATTTCTAAGGGCCCAATGCCAGAAAGAAACCAAAGATTGTCCGTCCACCCGAAAATAAGAAAACCAAAGCCAAGAAAGTGGCTCCTCTGAAGATCAAACTGGGGGGATTTGGCTCCAAACGCAAACGCTCATCTGTAAGTGATGTATAAATTGgccatttttattttagaaatgggTTTTGTTATAGTTGAGGCATCTTAAAGTTTTTACTTTATTGCTAAATCTTGCGTCTTAGAGTGAGGAGGAGGACCTTGATGTAGACTCGGACTATGACGAAGGCAGCATGAACAGCATGTCTGTATCTGATGGCTCAACCAGCAAAAGCAGCCGAAGCCGGAGGAAACTTAAATCcaacaagaagaaaaagaagggTAAGTATTGGCAGTAACATTTagtgggctgggggggggggggtcttgtgaCCACTGTGATTGTTTGAATGATGAGCTCTAATTGGTAGATGACACGGCAGGAGGCGTCGATGGTTACGAGACGGACCACCAGGATTACTGCGAGGTGTGCCAGCAAGGAGGCGAGATCATCTTGTGTGACACCTGCCCGCGCGCTTACCACATGGTTTGCTTGGACCCAGACATGGATAAAGCACCTGAGGGCAAGTGGAGCTGTCCTCACTGTGTAAGTGACCGTGGTTCCCAGCGCCATTTGTCTTTTACCGCTGTTACTCATCCATACTTATAATCATATTATATTGCAGGAAAAGGAAGGAGTCCAGTGggaagcaaaagaggacaatTCAGAGATTGACGATGACTTGGATGAGACTGTAGGTGACCCAGAGGAAGAAGATCATCACATGGAGTTCTGTCGTGTTTGTAAAGATGGAGGAGAGCTGCTTTGTTGTGATGCCTGCCCATCCTCTTACCATATTCACTGTCTAAATCCACCACTGCCAGAGATCCCTAATGGAGAGTGGCTGTGTCCTAGATGCACAGTGAGTAGCCTTACAACCATACACTGTGCTTTTTGTGATCTTGGCAATAGAAATTAATAACCTGCTTCTCCCTCTAGTGTCCTGCACTTAAAGGTAAAATCCAAAAAATATTGACCTGGAAATGGGGACAGCCACCTCCTCCTACACCAGTCCCAAAGCCAGCCGGTGCAGATCCTGATGCTCCTCCACCCAAACCCTTGGAAGGACGTCCGGAGCGAGAGTTCTTTGTCAAGTGGCACGCAATGTCTTATCTGCACTGCTCCTGGGTGACAGAACTGCAGGCATGTGACTTGTACTGCTACAAAGATATTTGGGGTGTGTAAGGTTACAAACGTGAATCTCATGCTTACTTGTATTCCATGTCGTCTTACAGCTGGAGTTGCACTGTCAGGTTATGTTTAGAAACTACCAGAGGAAAAATGACATGGATGACCCTCCCGCTAGTGATTACGGGGTCGATGAAGAAGAGAAAAGCCGCAAGAGGAAAAACAAAGATCCTAAATATTTAGAAATGGAGGAGAGATTTTATCGTTACGGCATCAAACCAGAATGGGTTATGATTCACCGAATCCTAAATCACAGGTAAGGGATGCGAAAGGGTTATTCGTATTGTAAAGTGGTCGTGTTCCTGAGCTCCTGTTATAGAGCTGCATGAAGCCCCTAAATTGTGATATGCAAAATgtattttccaatgtttttgtgGGGAATAACCCCTTTGCCCTCATACTGTAAGTCCATGCGCCACCCCCTACCccctcctcatggactgtaagctgctgttccatgactgtttgtactctgttaatgtagtattttacttgtatatgtcccctatgtttTGTCAAGCTACGAAATTTATTagcactatacaaataaagattattataaagtTTATAATGACTGAGTAATATTGGTCCCACTTTCTGAATACCTTCTGGTTTTTGCTTTCAGTGTTGACAAGAAGGGAAACGTCCATTACCTGATCAAGTGGAGAGATCTGGCATATGACCAGGCGTCCTGGGAACTGGAAGATGCAGAAGTACAAGATTTTGACATTTACAAACAAGCCTATTGGAATCACAGGTAAGTTGTGGTGGAATGGCTTCATCCTATAGCTGCCATGTACCAATAATTAAACTGTCTAATGTCGTGTACAGGGAGCTTATGTGTGGAGATGAAGGCCGTCCTGGGAAGAAAGTGAAGAAAGTCAAAGTAAAGAAACTTGAGAGACCACCAGAAACTCCTACAGTAGATGTAAGTTGTTGCACCGTCTTATTCACCTGTGGGAGTGTAGCATCACATCTGTAATGGTGCTCACTTCTTCTTCTCTTCCAGCCTACAGTGAAGTATGATCGTCAGCCAGAATACCTGGATTCCACCGGAGGTACCCTGCACCCTTACCAGCTGGAAGGATTGAATTGGTTACGCTTCTCATGGGCACAAGGCACTGACACCATCCTTGCTGATGAGATGGGGCTGGGAAAGACTGTGCAGACAGCCGTCTTCTTGTATTCTCTCTATAAGGAGGTAAGTGTCCGGGATGTATGTTCTGTAATAAATGAATTGAATGACTAGATTGCAATGATCgggttttattttatattttagggGCACTCAAAAGGTCCCTTCTTGGTCAGCGCTCCCCTTTCCACCATCATCAACTGGGAACGAGAGTTTGAGATGTGGGCGCCTGATATGTACGTCGTCACGTATGTTGGAGACAAGGACAGCCGTGCTGTTATTAGAGAGAATGAGTTCTCCTTCGAGGACAATGCTATACGAGGAGGCAAGAAAGCATCGCGCATGAAGGTTTGTCCCAGCTTATTTTTAGTTGTCATTTTGGGTTTGGACCTTCTTATGTTATGAGTTTAATTCTTCCATTTTCTCCCTTTACAGAAAGAGGCGTCTGTAAAGTTCCACGTTTTGCTGACGTCCTATGAGCTGATCACCATTGACATGGCTGTCTTGGGCTCCATAGATTGGGCCTGCTTGGTAGTAGATGAAGCTCATCGTTTGAAAAATAACCAGTCTAAGGTAAGTTGATATCTACTAAGTTTTGTAGTTTTTTCCGATTGTACTTTGCTCAGCTAACATCTCTGGTCCTCCCCAGTTTTTCAGGGTTCTTAATGGATACAGTCTTCAGCACAAGCTGCTTTTGACCGGAACCCCATTGCAGAACAACCTGGAGGAGTTGTTCCATTTACTGAACTTCTTGACACCAGAGCGTTTCAAGTACGTAGACCGAAGAAGTCATGGACTTCAACCCTTATTTATCCCATAGTTACACAGAAATGGGAAGAAGTTTCTATTTGTTTTTTATGTATCATATTGTTGGTTTCCTCAAGCAATCTGGAAGGTTTCCTTGAAGAATTTGCTGACATTGCAAAGGAAGATCAAATCAAGAAGCTTCATGACATGTTGGGTCCCCACATGTTGAGAAGATTGAAGGCCGATGTCTTCAAGAACATGCCTTCCAAGACGGAGCTGATTGTTCGTGTTGAGCTCAGTCCCATGCAGAAGTGAGTAATACCGCAAGGCTGGCTCTTATTTATCCTGTGTTGTGTTATATACTAATCTTCTCTTTATTTCAGGAAATATTACAAGTTCATCCTCACTAGAAATTTTGAGGCCCTGAATGCTCGAGGAGGAGGTAACCAGGTATCTTTACTCAATGTGGTGATGGACCTCAAAAAATGCTGCAACCATCCATACCTCTTCCCCGTGGCTGCTATGGTAAGAAAGCTTGCTTGCCTTAAATCCGTGGTTTAATAACTGGGTAGAGGATGATGTGCTTACACTACTTTTTGTTCTTGCCTTTGTTTTCCAGGAAGCTCCCAAGATGCCTAATGGGATGTATGACGGCAGTGCCCTCATCAAGGGGGCGGGAAAGTGTTTTCTTCTGCAGAAGATGCTGAGAAAACTGAAGGATGATGGACACAGAGTCCTCATCTTCTCCCAGGTTAGAGGTTGGgtattcttgatatgtaaaggaaGTAATAGCCTTAAGGGCTTGTGCTCAAAAATCAGTTTTAAGCAGAATACTTGGAGCACTGCTTGTAATATAAGGCGAGTTGCTTGCAGGATAAGACGCTCTGCCTCCCATCTAGGTGTAGGAATTTGGCCGTAGACCTGAAGGAGACTAACACCAGTTCAGTTGCAAAATTGTTAGCCTTCTGCATGTATAAGGTTTGTTGCACTGCAGTAAATGCATTTCAGTTCTATTCACGTCCCTCCTCTGTGTTCAGATGACCAAGATGTTGGACTTGCTGGAAGACTTCATGGAACATGAGGGCTATAAATACGAGAGAATAGATGGAGGAATCACTGGAAACATGCGTCAAGAAGCCATTGACCGCTTTAACGGTGAGTATAGGTAGACTGCCTCGCATTACAGTAAGCCAGTAATTACCTGCTACATGATCTAAAGACTTCGCTTATAAACGTTATTGAAAAAAGATTAAtcttctttttactgtatttcaGCGCCGGGTGCTCAACAGTTCTGTTTCCTTCTGTCCACTCGAGCTGGAGGTTTGGGAATTAACCTTGCCACAGCCGATACTGTGATTATCTATGACTCGGACTGGAACCCTCACAATGATATTCAGGTACTAAAGTGCTGATTTTGGGGGGGTTTTGGTTTGTGGTGCTTTCTTGTCCATCAGTAACACATATTGATCTTTCATTTCCCATTGCTCCATAGGCTTTCAGCAGAGCCCATCGTATTGGTCAGAATAAAAAGGTCATGATTTACCGCTTTGTAACCAGAGCTTCTGTGGAAGAAAGGATCACTCAGGTAGCAAAAAAGAAGATGATGCTCACACATTTGGTTGTAAGACCCGGGCTCGGCTCCAAGACAGGATCAATGTCCAAGCAGGAACTGGATGATATCCTGAAGTTTGGTACTGAGGAGCTATTCAAAGATGAGGCTGCAGAAGGTAGAGTATCCTTTGGAAACCAGAACAGCACTTGGTAATTCACCCTTTTACTCGCTTTGCAACTTCACTTTGTTTATTATCACAGGTGACAATAAGGAAGTTGAGGACAGCAGTGTCATCCATTACGACGATAAGGCCATAGCCCGATTGTTGGACAGGAACCAAGATGTGGTCGAAGAAGCGGAGGTGCAAGGAATGAACGAATATCTGAGCTCCTTCAAAGTGGCCCAATATGTGGTCcgtgaggaggagatggaggtgagtGT
Proteins encoded in this region:
- the CHD4 gene encoding chromodomain-helicase-DNA-binding protein 4 isoform X1 yields the protein MASGPGSPGSDGEIEVMLNSSHHQDDDDLDEDLSEVETPKVKKKKKPKKPRESKTPKGKRQKKEDLDDSSGEGNDFGEDDGGPGRSDSEGSDYTPGKKKKKKLTQKKEKKTKMKREEEEDDDDDSKEPKSSGHLLEDWGMEDIDHVFTEDDYRTLTNYKAFSQFVRPLIAAKNPKIAVSKMMMVLGAKWREFSTNNPLKGSSGASVAAAAAAAVAVVESMVAAPEAAPAPPPPPPPAEVPLRKAKTKEGKGPNARKKPKIVRPPENKKTKAKKVAPLKIKLGGFGSKRKRSSSEEEDLDVDSDYDEGSMNSMSVSDGSTSKSSRSRRKLKSNKKKKKDDTAGGVDGYETDHQDYCEVCQQGGEIILCDTCPRAYHMVCLDPDMDKAPEGKWSCPHCEKEGVQWEAKEDNSEIDDDLDETVGDPEEEDHHMEFCRVCKDGGELLCCDACPSSYHIHCLNPPLPEIPNGEWLCPRCTCPALKGKIQKILTWKWGQPPPPTPVPKPAGADPDAPPPKPLEGRPEREFFVKWHAMSYLHCSWVTELQLELHCQVMFRNYQRKNDMDDPPASDYGVDEEEKSRKRKNKDPKYLEMEERFYRYGIKPEWVMIHRILNHSVDKKGNVHYLIKWRDLAYDQASWELEDAEVQDFDIYKQAYWNHRELMCGDEGRPGKKVKKVKVKKLERPPETPTVDPTVKYDRQPEYLDSTGGTLHPYQLEGLNWLRFSWAQGTDTILADEMGLGKTVQTAVFLYSLYKEGHSKGPFLVSAPLSTIINWEREFEMWAPDMYVVTYVGDKDSRAVIRENEFSFEDNAIRGGKKASRMKKEASVKFHVLLTSYELITIDMAVLGSIDWACLVVDEAHRLKNNQSKFFRVLNGYSLQHKLLLTGTPLQNNLEELFHLLNFLTPERFNNLEGFLEEFADIAKEDQIKKLHDMLGPHMLRRLKADVFKNMPSKTELIVRVELSPMQKKYYKFILTRNFEALNARGGGNQVSLLNVVMDLKKCCNHPYLFPVAAMEAPKMPNGMYDGSALIKGAGKCFLLQKMLRKLKDDGHRVLIFSQMTKMLDLLEDFMEHEGYKYERIDGGITGNMRQEAIDRFNAPGAQQFCFLLSTRAGGLGINLATADTVIIYDSDWNPHNDIQAFSRAHRIGQNKKVMIYRFVTRASVEERITQVAKKKMMLTHLVVRPGLGSKTGSMSKQELDDILKFGTEELFKDEAAEGDNKEVEDSSVIHYDDKAIARLLDRNQDVVEEAEVQGMNEYLSSFKVAQYVVREEEMEDEEEVVREIIKQEESVDPDYWEKLLRHHYEQQQEDLARNLGKGKRIRKQVNYNDGSQEDRDWQDDQSDNQSDYSVASEEGDEDFDERSEAARRPNRKGLRNDKDKPLPPLLARVGGNIEVLGFNARQRKAFLNAIMRYGMPPQDAFTTQWLVRDLRGKSEKEFKAYVSLFMRHLCEPGADGAETFADGVPREGLSRQHVLTRIGVMSLIRKKVQEFEHVNGRWSMPELAEQEENKKTSPVDSPSPKTPTPSTPGDTQPNTPAPAVANEEGVKSEDAAAKEENVQPETKPPEENESVQPAAESLTQTESTPTEVKAEEPENPEKSAAAAPEPMETEPKPEPDKSNDDVIAVDDKKDDVLPVPLQNGETPKESTEEIKKKAAATKQRFMFNIADGGFTELHSLWQNEERAATVTKKTYEIWHRRHDYWLLSGIINHGYARWQDIQNDVRYAILNEPFKGEVNRGNFLEIKNKFLARRFKLLEQALVIEEQLRRAAYLNMSEDPSHPSMALNTRFAEVECLAESHQHLSKESMAGNKPANAVLHKVLKQLEELLSDMKADVTRLPATIARIPPVAVRLQMSERNILSRLASRSGEAQPQQQMAQQ
- the CHD4 gene encoding chromodomain-helicase-DNA-binding protein 4 isoform X2, yielding MASGPGSPGSDGEIEVMLNSSHHQDDDDLDEDLSEVETPKVKKKKKPKKPRESKTPKGKRQKKEDLDDSSGEGNDFGEDDGGPGRSDSEGSDYTPGKKKKKKLTQKKEKKTKMKREEEEDDDDDSKEPKSSGHLLEDWGMEDIDHVFTEDDYRTLTNYKAFSQFVRPLIAAKNPKIAVSKMMMVLGAKWREFSTNNPLKGSSGASVAAAAAAAVAVVESMVAAPEAAPAPPPPPPPAEVPLRKAKTKEGKGPNARKKPKIVRPPENKKTKAKKVAPLKIKLGGFGSKRKRSSSEEEDLDVDSDYDEGSMNSMSVSDGSTSKSSRSRRKLKSNKKKKKDDTAGGVDGYETDHQDYCEVCQQGGEIILCDTCPRAYHMVCLDPDMDKAPEGKWSCPHCEKEGVQWEAKEDNSEIDDDLDETVGDPEEEDHHMEFCRVCKDGGELLCCDACPSSYHIHCLNPPLPEIPNGEWLCPRCTCPALKGKIQKILTWKWGQPPPPTPVPKPAGADPDAPPPKPLEGRPEREFFVKWHAMSYLHCSWVTELQLELHCQVMFRNYQRKNDMDDPPASDYGVDEEEKSRKRKNKDPKYLEMEERFYRYGIKPEWVMIHRILNHSVDKKGNVHYLIKWRDLAYDQASWELEDAEVQDFDIYKQAYWNHRELMCGDEGRPGKKVKKVKVKKLERPPETPTVDPTVKYDRQPEYLDSTGGTLHPYQLEGLNWLRFSWAQGTDTILADEMGLGKTVQTAVFLYSLYKEGHSKGPFLVSAPLSTIINWEREFEMWAPDMYVVTYVGDKDSRAVIRENEFSFEDNAIRGGKKASRMKKEASVKFHVLLTSYELITIDMAVLGSIDWACLVVDEAHRLKNNQSKFFRVLNGYSLQHKLLLTGTPLQNNLEELFHLLNFLTPERFNNLEGFLEEFADIAKEDQIKKLHDMLGPHMLRRLKADVFKNMPSKTELIVRVELSPMQKKYYKFILTRNFEALNARGGGNQVSLLNVVMDLKKCCNHPYLFPVAAMEAPKMPNGMYDGSALIKGAGKCFLLQKMLRKLKDDGHRVLIFSQMTKMLDLLEDFMEHEGYKYERIDGGITGNMRQEAIDRFNAPGAQQFCFLLSTRAGGLGINLATADTVIIYDSDWNPHNDIQAFSRAHRIGQNKKVMIYRFVTRASVEERITQVAKKKMMLTHLVVRPGLGSKTGSMSKQELDDILKFGTEELFKDEAAEGDNKEVEDSSVIHYDDKAIARLLDRNQDVVEEAEVQGMNEYLSSFKVAQYVVREEEMEDEEEVVREIIKQEESVDPDYWEKLLRHHYEQQQEDLARNLGKGKRIRKQVNYNDGSQEDRDWQDDQSDNQSDYSVASEEGDEDFDERSEAARRPNRKGLRNDKDKPLPPLLARVGGNIEVLGFNARQRKAFLNAIMRYGMPPQDAFTTQWLVRDLRGKSEKEFKAYVSLFMRHLCEPGADGAETFADGVPREGLSRQHVLTRIGVMSLIRKKVQEFEHVNGRWSMPELAEQEENKKTSPVDSPSPKTPTPSTPGDTQPNTPAPAVANEEGVKSEDAAAKEENVQPETKPPEENESVQPAAESLTQTESTPTEVKAEEPENPEKSAAAAPEPMETEPKPEPDKSNDDVIAVDDKKDDVLPVPLQNGETPKESTEEIKKKAAATKQRFMFNIADGGFTELHSLWQNEERAATVTKKTYEIWHRRHDYWLLSGIINHGYARWQDIQNDVRYAILNEPFKGEVNRGNFLEIKNKFLARRFKLLEQALVIEEQLRRAAYLNMSEDPSHPSMALNTRFAEVECLAESHQHLSKESMAGNKPANAVLHKVLKQLEELLSDMKADVTRLPATIARIPPVAVRLQMSERNILSRLASRSGEAQPQQMAQQ
- the CHD4 gene encoding chromodomain-helicase-DNA-binding protein 4 isoform X3 → MASGPGSPGSDGEIEVMLNSSHHQDDDDLDEDLSEVETPKVKKKKKPKKPRESKTPKGKRQKKEDLDDSSGEGNDFGEDDGGPGRSDSEGSDYTPGKKKKKKLTQKKEKKTKMKREEEEDDDDDSKEPKSSGHLLEDWGMEDIDHVFTEDDYRTLTNYKAFSQFVRPLIAAKNPKIAVSKMMMVLGAKWREFSTNNPLKGSSGASVAAAAAAAVAVVESMVAAPEAAPAPPPPPPPAEVPLRKAKTKEGKGPNARKKPKIVRPPENKKTKAKKVAPLKIKLGGFGSKRKRSSSEEEDLDVDSDYDEGSMNSMSVSDGSTSKSSRSRRKLKSNKKKKKDDTAGGVDGYETDHQDYCEVCQQGGEIILCDTCPRAYHMVCLDPDMDKAPEGKWSCPHCEKEGVQWEAKEDNSEIDDDLDETVGDPEEEDHHMEFCRVCKDGGELLCCDACPSSYHIHCLNPPLPEIPNGEWLCPRCTCPALKGKIQKILTWKWGQPPPPTPVPKPAGADPDAPPPKPLEGRPEREFFVKWHAMSYLHCSWVTELQLELHCQVMFRNYQRKNDMDDPPASDYGVDEEEKSRKRKNKDPKYLEMEERFYRYGIKPEWVMIHRILNHSVDKKGNVHYLIKWRDLAYDQASWELEDAEVQDFDIYKQAYWNHRELMCGDEGRPGKKVKKVKVKKLERPPETPTVDPTVKYDRQPEYLDSTGGTLHPYQLEGLNWLRFSWAQGTDTILADEMGLGKTVQTAVFLYSLYKEGHSKGPFLVSAPLSTIINWEREFEMWAPDMYVVTYVGDKDSRAVIRENEFSFEDNAIRGGKKASRMKKEASVKFHVLLTSYELITIDMAVLGSIDWACLVVDEAHRLKNNQSKFFRVLNGYSLQHKLLLTGTPLQNNLEELFHLLNFLTPERFNNLEGFLEEFADIAKEDQIKKLHDMLGPHMLRRLKADVFKNMPSKTELIVRVELSPMQKKYYKFILTRNFEALNARGGGNQVSLLNVVMDLKKCCNHPYLFPVAAMEAPKMPNGMYDGSALIKGAGKCFLLQKMLRKLKDDGHRVLIFSQMTKMLDLLEDFMEHEGYKYERIDGGITGNMRQEAIDRFNAPGAQQFCFLLSTRAGGLGINLATADTVIIYDSDWNPHNDIQAFSRAHRIGQNKKVMIYRFVTRASVEERITQVAKKKMMLTHLVVRPGLGSKTGSMSKQELDDILKFGTEELFKDEAAEGDNKEVEDSSVIHYDDKAIARLLDRNQDVVEEAEVQGMNEYLSSFKVAQYVVREEEMEDEEEVVREIIKQEESVDPDYWEKLLRHHYEQQQEDLARNLGKGKRIRKQVNYNDGSQEDRDWQDDQSDNQSDYSVASEEGDEDFDERSEARRPNRKGLRNDKDKPLPPLLARVGGNIEVLGFNARQRKAFLNAIMRYGMPPQDAFTTQWLVRDLRGKSEKEFKAYVSLFMRHLCEPGADGAETFADGVPREGLSRQHVLTRIGVMSLIRKKVQEFEHVNGRWSMPELAEQEENKKTSPVDSPSPKTPTPSTPGDTQPNTPAPAVANEEGVKSEDAAAKEENVQPETKPPEENESVQPAAESLTQTESTPTEVKAEEPENPEKSAAAAPEPMETEPKPEPDKSNDDVIAVDDKKDDVLPVPLQNGETPKESTEEIKKKAAATKQRFMFNIADGGFTELHSLWQNEERAATVTKKTYEIWHRRHDYWLLSGIINHGYARWQDIQNDVRYAILNEPFKGEVNRGNFLEIKNKFLARRFKLLEQALVIEEQLRRAAYLNMSEDPSHPSMALNTRFAEVECLAESHQHLSKESMAGNKPANAVLHKVLKQLEELLSDMKADVTRLPATIARIPPVAVRLQMSERNILSRLASRSGEAQPQQQMAQQ
- the CHD4 gene encoding chromodomain-helicase-DNA-binding protein 4 isoform X4, with protein sequence MASGPGSPGSDGEIEVMLNSSHHQDDDDLDEDLSEVETPKVKKKKKPKKPRESKTPKGKRQKKEDLDDSSGEGNDFGEDDGGPGRSDSEGSDYTPGKKKKKKLTQKKEKKTKMKREEEEDDDDDSKEPKSSGHLLEDWGMEDIDHVFTEDDYRTLTNYKAFSQFVRPLIAAKNPKIAVSKMMMVLGAKWREFSTNNPLKGSSGASVAAAAAAAVAVVESMVAAPEAAPAPPPPPPPAEVPLRKAKTKEGKGPNARKKPKIVRPPENKKTKAKKVAPLKIKLGGFGSKRKRSSSEEEDLDVDSDYDEGSMNSMSVSDGSTSKSSRSRRKLKSNKKKKKGGVDGYETDHQDYCEVCQQGGEIILCDTCPRAYHMVCLDPDMDKAPEGKWSCPHCEKEGVQWEAKEDNSEIDDDLDETVGDPEEEDHHMEFCRVCKDGGELLCCDACPSSYHIHCLNPPLPEIPNGEWLCPRCTCPALKGKIQKILTWKWGQPPPPTPVPKPAGADPDAPPPKPLEGRPEREFFVKWHAMSYLHCSWVTELQLELHCQVMFRNYQRKNDMDDPPASDYGVDEEEKSRKRKNKDPKYLEMEERFYRYGIKPEWVMIHRILNHSVDKKGNVHYLIKWRDLAYDQASWELEDAEVQDFDIYKQAYWNHRELMCGDEGRPGKKVKKVKVKKLERPPETPTVDPTVKYDRQPEYLDSTGGTLHPYQLEGLNWLRFSWAQGTDTILADEMGLGKTVQTAVFLYSLYKEGHSKGPFLVSAPLSTIINWEREFEMWAPDMYVVTYVGDKDSRAVIRENEFSFEDNAIRGGKKASRMKKEASVKFHVLLTSYELITIDMAVLGSIDWACLVVDEAHRLKNNQSKFFRVLNGYSLQHKLLLTGTPLQNNLEELFHLLNFLTPERFNNLEGFLEEFADIAKEDQIKKLHDMLGPHMLRRLKADVFKNMPSKTELIVRVELSPMQKKYYKFILTRNFEALNARGGGNQVSLLNVVMDLKKCCNHPYLFPVAAMEAPKMPNGMYDGSALIKGAGKCFLLQKMLRKLKDDGHRVLIFSQMTKMLDLLEDFMEHEGYKYERIDGGITGNMRQEAIDRFNAPGAQQFCFLLSTRAGGLGINLATADTVIIYDSDWNPHNDIQAFSRAHRIGQNKKVMIYRFVTRASVEERITQVAKKKMMLTHLVVRPGLGSKTGSMSKQELDDILKFGTEELFKDEAAEGDNKEVEDSSVIHYDDKAIARLLDRNQDVVEEAEVQGMNEYLSSFKVAQYVVREEEMEDEEEVVREIIKQEESVDPDYWEKLLRHHYEQQQEDLARNLGKGKRIRKQVNYNDGSQEDRDWQDDQSDNQSDYSVASEEGDEDFDERSEAARRPNRKGLRNDKDKPLPPLLARVGGNIEVLGFNARQRKAFLNAIMRYGMPPQDAFTTQWLVRDLRGKSEKEFKAYVSLFMRHLCEPGADGAETFADGVPREGLSRQHVLTRIGVMSLIRKKVQEFEHVNGRWSMPELAEQEENKKTSPVDSPSPKTPTPSTPGDTQPNTPAPAVANEEGVKSEDAAAKEENVQPETKPPEENESVQPAAESLTQTESTPTEVKAEEPENPEKSAAAAPEPMETEPKPEPDKSNDDVIAVDDKKDDVLPVPLQNGETPKESTEEIKKKAAATKQRFMFNIADGGFTELHSLWQNEERAATVTKKTYEIWHRRHDYWLLSGIINHGYARWQDIQNDVRYAILNEPFKGEVNRGNFLEIKNKFLARRFKLLEQALVIEEQLRRAAYLNMSEDPSHPSMALNTRFAEVECLAESHQHLSKESMAGNKPANAVLHKVLKQLEELLSDMKADVTRLPATIARIPPVAVRLQMSERNILSRLASRSGEAQPQQQMAQQ